A window from Drosophila yakuba strain Tai18E2 chromosome 3L, Prin_Dyak_Tai18E2_2.1, whole genome shotgun sequence encodes these proteins:
- the LOC6534009 gene encoding protein bric-a-brac 2 isoform X1: protein MEPVNSTNARQPQHHHFDQQLQHNDSQQQFCLRWHNHQTSLLSTLPILLDQSHLTDVTISAEGRQLKAHRVVLSACSSFFMDIFRALEASNHPVIIIPGASFGAIVSLLTFMYSGEVNVYEEQIPMLLNLAETLGIKGLADVQNNNQLPKTARSGGGSYMDTANEKSSEFERPSTPSPTPTPTLTPSHTPTPSEPLPLPQLPSAALNTPLLANKLGSVSSSGMGTTPLENLFKSLQFYPSLLPQPLNFSQTALNKTTELLAKYQQQCQLYQSGMQEDQLEADCFGSKRLKGDSPPKELRRLEKSLAKNPKFSSTTNSSSSKSPQECTIPNPIVATSPVTLAPPTMAHFSPQLPVVKCSSASYPSALGQGQLYSSKPPLYSAAVTPTAAQQAAQMHHHSQPGPSPYISAEDHAKLQLHIEQYQREAAAAAAAAAAGGMALVSAKSEPNLLSLSADRDKSLATAPIKPPSNSKLYATCFICHKQLSNQYNLRVHLETHQNVRYACNVCSHVSRSKDALRKHVSYRHPGAPSPCENEARRKRVSKLAATSVPTSTPMSMTASHTVTSGDVGPAPATTIGCSVQEARNPYLFLPNQFQMAAAAAAVAVAESSPASGQPSLDLAHEAPPAIKSEREPPAASNGEATGVETSATTTI, encoded by the exons ATGGAACCAGTAAATAGCACTAATGCCAGACAACCGCAGCATCATCATTTTgatcagcagctgcagcacaaTGACAGCCAACAGCAGTTCTGCCTGCGATGGCACAACCATCAG ACCAGTCTGCTGAGCACCCTGCCCATTCTGCTGGACCAATCCCATCTGACGGATGTCACCATTTCGGCCGAGGGACGCCAGCTGAAGGCCCATCGCGTGGTTCTTAGTGCCTGCAGCAGCTTTTTTATGGACATCTTCCGGGCTCTGGAGGCCAGTAACCACCCAGTCATCATCATACCCGGCGCCAGCTTCGGCGCCATCGTCTCTCTGCTCACCTTCATGTACTCCGGCGAGGTGAATGTCTACGAGGAGCAGATTCCGATGCTGCTCAACCTGGCCGAGACACTGGGCATCAAGGGACTGGCCGATGTCCAGAACAACAAT CAGCTACCAAAAACGGCAAGAAGTGGAGGTGGCTCCTACATGGATACGGCGAACGAGAAGTCCTCGGAGTTTGAACGTCCCAGCACTCCCTCTCCCACGCCCACCCCCACCCTCACGCCCTCCCACACGCCCACTCCCAGCGAACCCCTCCCTCTGCCCCAGCTGCCCAGTGCCGCACTGAACACCCCTCTCCTGGCCAACAAACTGGGATCGGTGAGCTCCAGTGGAATGGGCACCACGCCCCTGGAGAATCTCTTCAAGTCGCTGCAGTTCTACCCGAGTCTGCTGCCCCAACCACTCAACTTCTCGCAGACGGCGCTCAACAAGACCACTGAGCTGTTGGCCAAGTACCAGCAGCAGTGCCAGCTCTACCAGAGCGGCATGCAGGAGGATCAGCTTGAGGCTGATTGCTTTGGCTCCAAGAGGCTGAAGGGCGACAGTCCGCCGAAGGAGCTCAGGCGACTGGAGAAGAGCCTTGCAAAGAATCCCAAATTCTCATCGAcgaccaacagcagcagcagcaagtcgCCGCAGGAGTGCACCATACCAAATCCCATTGTGGCTACTTCGCCAGTAACTCTCGCTCCACCGACAATGGCCCACTTTTCGCCCCAGTTGCCGGTGGTCAAGTGCTCCTCGGCCAGTTATCCCAGCGCCCTCGGCCAAGGTCAACTCTACAGTAGCAAGCCACCACTATACAGTGCAGCAGTCACGCCCACTGCCGCCCAGCAGGCGGCGCAAATGCACCACCACTCACAACCAGGACCATCGCCCTACATCTCGGCCGAGGATCACGCCAAGCTGCAGCTCCACATCGAGCAGTACCAGCGGgaggcggcagcagcagcagcggcagcggccgCCGGCGGAATGGCGCTGGTCAGCGCCAAGTCGGAGCCCAATCTGCTCTCGCTGAGCGCCGACCGCGACAAGTCGCTGGCCACCGCACCCATCAAGCCGCCGTCCAACTCGAAGCTCTATGCCACCTGTTTCATCTGCCACAAGCAGCTGAGCAACCAATACAACCTGCGCGTCCACCTCGAAACCCATCAGAATGTGCG GTATGCCTGCAATGTCTGCTCCCATGTGTCCCGCAGCAAGGATGCCCTGCGCAAGCACGTTAGCTACCGACATCCTGGGGCGCCATCGCCATGTGAAAACGAGGCTCGCCGGAAGAGGGTCTCTAAGCTGGCAGCGACCTCGGTGCCCACTTCCACACCCATGTCCATGACCGCCAGTCACACGGTTACCAGTGGCGATGTGGGTCCAGCTCCAGCGACCACAATTGGATGTTCGGTTCAGGAGGCAAGGAATCCGTACCTCTTCCTGCCCAATCAATTTCAGATggcggctgctgcagcagccgtAGCAGTGGCCGAATCCTCGCCAGCTTCTGGCCAGCCATCGCTGGACTTGGCACATGAGGCGCCACCCGCCATTAAAAGTGAGCGGGAGCCTCCGGCGGCGAGCAACGGAGAGGCGACAGGTGTGGAGACGTCGGCGACGACAACCATCTGA
- the LOC6534009 gene encoding protein bric-a-brac 2 isoform X2 produces MEPVNSTNARQPQHHHFDQQLQHNDSQQQFCLRWHNHQTSLLSTLPILLDQSHLTDVTISAEGRQLKAHRVVLSACSSFFMDIFRALEASNHPVIIIPGASFGAIVSLLTFMYSGEVNVYEEQIPMLLNLAETLGIKGLADVQNNNLPKTARSGGGSYMDTANEKSSEFERPSTPSPTPTPTLTPSHTPTPSEPLPLPQLPSAALNTPLLANKLGSVSSSGMGTTPLENLFKSLQFYPSLLPQPLNFSQTALNKTTELLAKYQQQCQLYQSGMQEDQLEADCFGSKRLKGDSPPKELRRLEKSLAKNPKFSSTTNSSSSKSPQECTIPNPIVATSPVTLAPPTMAHFSPQLPVVKCSSASYPSALGQGQLYSSKPPLYSAAVTPTAAQQAAQMHHHSQPGPSPYISAEDHAKLQLHIEQYQREAAAAAAAAAAGGMALVSAKSEPNLLSLSADRDKSLATAPIKPPSNSKLYATCFICHKQLSNQYNLRVHLETHQNVRYACNVCSHVSRSKDALRKHVSYRHPGAPSPCENEARRKRVSKLAATSVPTSTPMSMTASHTVTSGDVGPAPATTIGCSVQEARNPYLFLPNQFQMAAAAAAVAVAESSPASGQPSLDLAHEAPPAIKSEREPPAASNGEATGVETSATTTI; encoded by the exons ATGGAACCAGTAAATAGCACTAATGCCAGACAACCGCAGCATCATCATTTTgatcagcagctgcagcacaaTGACAGCCAACAGCAGTTCTGCCTGCGATGGCACAACCATCAG ACCAGTCTGCTGAGCACCCTGCCCATTCTGCTGGACCAATCCCATCTGACGGATGTCACCATTTCGGCCGAGGGACGCCAGCTGAAGGCCCATCGCGTGGTTCTTAGTGCCTGCAGCAGCTTTTTTATGGACATCTTCCGGGCTCTGGAGGCCAGTAACCACCCAGTCATCATCATACCCGGCGCCAGCTTCGGCGCCATCGTCTCTCTGCTCACCTTCATGTACTCCGGCGAGGTGAATGTCTACGAGGAGCAGATTCCGATGCTGCTCAACCTGGCCGAGACACTGGGCATCAAGGGACTGGCCGATGTCCAGAACAACAAT CTACCAAAAACGGCAAGAAGTGGAGGTGGCTCCTACATGGATACGGCGAACGAGAAGTCCTCGGAGTTTGAACGTCCCAGCACTCCCTCTCCCACGCCCACCCCCACCCTCACGCCCTCCCACACGCCCACTCCCAGCGAACCCCTCCCTCTGCCCCAGCTGCCCAGTGCCGCACTGAACACCCCTCTCCTGGCCAACAAACTGGGATCGGTGAGCTCCAGTGGAATGGGCACCACGCCCCTGGAGAATCTCTTCAAGTCGCTGCAGTTCTACCCGAGTCTGCTGCCCCAACCACTCAACTTCTCGCAGACGGCGCTCAACAAGACCACTGAGCTGTTGGCCAAGTACCAGCAGCAGTGCCAGCTCTACCAGAGCGGCATGCAGGAGGATCAGCTTGAGGCTGATTGCTTTGGCTCCAAGAGGCTGAAGGGCGACAGTCCGCCGAAGGAGCTCAGGCGACTGGAGAAGAGCCTTGCAAAGAATCCCAAATTCTCATCGAcgaccaacagcagcagcagcaagtcgCCGCAGGAGTGCACCATACCAAATCCCATTGTGGCTACTTCGCCAGTAACTCTCGCTCCACCGACAATGGCCCACTTTTCGCCCCAGTTGCCGGTGGTCAAGTGCTCCTCGGCCAGTTATCCCAGCGCCCTCGGCCAAGGTCAACTCTACAGTAGCAAGCCACCACTATACAGTGCAGCAGTCACGCCCACTGCCGCCCAGCAGGCGGCGCAAATGCACCACCACTCACAACCAGGACCATCGCCCTACATCTCGGCCGAGGATCACGCCAAGCTGCAGCTCCACATCGAGCAGTACCAGCGGgaggcggcagcagcagcagcggcagcggccgCCGGCGGAATGGCGCTGGTCAGCGCCAAGTCGGAGCCCAATCTGCTCTCGCTGAGCGCCGACCGCGACAAGTCGCTGGCCACCGCACCCATCAAGCCGCCGTCCAACTCGAAGCTCTATGCCACCTGTTTCATCTGCCACAAGCAGCTGAGCAACCAATACAACCTGCGCGTCCACCTCGAAACCCATCAGAATGTGCG GTATGCCTGCAATGTCTGCTCCCATGTGTCCCGCAGCAAGGATGCCCTGCGCAAGCACGTTAGCTACCGACATCCTGGGGCGCCATCGCCATGTGAAAACGAGGCTCGCCGGAAGAGGGTCTCTAAGCTGGCAGCGACCTCGGTGCCCACTTCCACACCCATGTCCATGACCGCCAGTCACACGGTTACCAGTGGCGATGTGGGTCCAGCTCCAGCGACCACAATTGGATGTTCGGTTCAGGAGGCAAGGAATCCGTACCTCTTCCTGCCCAATCAATTTCAGATggcggctgctgcagcagccgtAGCAGTGGCCGAATCCTCGCCAGCTTCTGGCCAGCCATCGCTGGACTTGGCACATGAGGCGCCACCCGCCATTAAAAGTGAGCGGGAGCCTCCGGCGGCGAGCAACGGAGAGGCGACAGGTGTGGAGACGTCGGCGACGACAACCATCTGA